A portion of the Pseudomonas koreensis genome contains these proteins:
- a CDS encoding sugar transferase, whose product MTGHERSVSIAQMRPDKRVDPEHRMRLDAAIHRQGRGWLSGRDGGRPWQLSRTNRVVACLGALTILLLLSPVLLGLALTIKFTSPGPVLFVQKRTGYRGRKFGMFKFRTMVSNAEELKESLRHLNKHGADAIDFKIDKDPRVTGIGGFLRRTSLDELPNLINVVTGDMRLVGPRPTSFNAYRYKDNHLARLAIYPGMTGLWQISGRSNIDFDQRVELDLSYIAEQSLLLDLKILLKTPFKVFSGHGAS is encoded by the coding sequence ATGACTGGACATGAAAGAAGTGTGTCGATTGCACAGATGCGCCCTGACAAGCGTGTCGACCCGGAACATCGCATGCGCCTTGATGCGGCGATCCATCGTCAGGGTCGCGGCTGGCTCAGCGGCCGCGATGGCGGCCGCCCATGGCAGCTGTCGCGGACCAACCGGGTGGTCGCCTGCCTCGGCGCGCTGACCATTCTGCTGCTGCTCTCGCCCGTGCTGTTGGGCCTGGCGCTGACGATCAAATTCACCAGCCCTGGGCCGGTGCTGTTCGTGCAGAAGCGCACCGGCTACCGCGGCCGCAAGTTCGGCATGTTCAAGTTCCGCACCATGGTCAGCAACGCAGAAGAACTCAAAGAGTCGCTGCGCCACCTGAACAAACACGGGGCCGACGCGATTGACTTCAAGATCGACAAGGACCCGCGCGTCACCGGCATCGGCGGCTTTCTGCGGCGCACCAGCCTCGACGAGTTGCCCAACCTGATCAACGTAGTGACCGGCGACATGCGCCTGGTCGGCCCTCGCCCGACCTCGTTCAACGCCTACCGCTACAAGGACAATCACCTCGCACGTCTGGCGATCTACCCCGGCATGACCGGTCTGTGGCAGATCTCCGGACGCAGCAACATCGACTTCGACCAGCGCGTTGAGTTGGACCTCAGCTACATCGCCGAGCAGAGCCTTCTGCTTGATCTGAAGATTCTGTTGAAAACCCCCTTCAAAGTATTCAGCGGCCACGGAGCAAGCTAA
- a CDS encoding NAD-dependent epimerase translates to MKILVTGAAGFIGAHCVLRLLRDGHSVVGLDNFNHYYDPQLKQDRVQWVREQVGDFQLATVDLAHASAIDALFAREQPQVVIHLAAQAGVRYSLDNPRAYLDSNLNGFLNILESCRHHPVEHLIYASSSSVYGANQHTPYSVKDGVNHPLSLYAATKKANELMAHSYSHLFGIPCTGLRFFTVYGPWGRPDMSPIQFARAISEGEPLKLFNYGEHQRDFTYIDDIIESIARLIDQPPQANPQWDREQPDPASSMAPWRLFNIGGQQPVALKTYLALMEKHLDRQAIVELLPLQPGDVLNTCAEASDLAQATGFQPRIELDEGLGRFIAWFRNYYPTARAPLAAE, encoded by the coding sequence ATGAAGATCCTGGTGACCGGTGCTGCCGGGTTCATTGGTGCCCATTGCGTGCTGCGCTTGCTGCGCGACGGCCATTCGGTGGTGGGCCTGGACAATTTCAACCACTACTACGACCCGCAGCTCAAGCAAGACCGCGTGCAGTGGGTGCGCGAGCAGGTCGGCGATTTTCAGCTGGCCACGGTGGATCTGGCCCACGCTTCGGCCATCGACGCATTGTTTGCCCGCGAACAGCCGCAAGTGGTGATTCATCTGGCCGCGCAGGCCGGGGTGCGCTATTCGCTGGACAATCCACGGGCGTACCTGGACAGCAATCTCAACGGTTTCCTGAACATTCTGGAGAGCTGCCGGCATCACCCGGTCGAGCACTTGATCTACGCCTCGTCGAGTTCGGTATACGGCGCCAACCAGCACACGCCTTACTCGGTCAAGGATGGCGTCAACCATCCGCTGTCGCTGTACGCCGCGACCAAAAAAGCCAACGAGTTGATGGCGCACAGCTACAGCCATCTGTTCGGCATTCCCTGCACCGGCCTGCGCTTTTTCACCGTCTACGGGCCTTGGGGCCGACCGGACATGTCGCCGATCCAGTTCGCCCGGGCGATCAGCGAAGGCGAACCGCTGAAGCTGTTCAATTACGGCGAGCATCAGCGCGATTTCACCTACATCGACGACATCATCGAAAGCATCGCTCGCCTCATCGATCAGCCTCCACAAGCCAATCCGCAATGGGATCGCGAGCAACCCGACCCGGCCAGCAGCATGGCGCCGTGGCGCCTGTTCAACATCGGCGGACAGCAACCGGTCGCGCTGAAGACCTACCTCGCGCTGATGGAAAAACACCTCGATCGCCAAGCCATTGTCGAGCTGCTGCCGCTGCAACCGGGCGACGTGCTCAACACATGCGCCGAGGCCAGCGATCTGGCTCAGGCCACCGGATTCCAGCCCCGGATAGAACTGGATGAAGGACTGGGCCGCTTCATCGCCTGGTTCCGCAACTACTACCCCACTGCCCGTGCGCCGCTTGCGGCTGAATGA
- a CDS encoding UDP-glucose dehydrogenase family protein, which translates to MDVSVFGTGYVGLIQAAALADVGHRVLCIDIDPNKIKQLQQAVPPISEPGLSATLEENIKAGRLLFSTQASDAVTHAELIFIAVGTPADEDGSADLSHVLNVARQIAGLMEADRTLIIKSTVPVGTADQVLATATSELLQRGKAGLQVRVVSNPEFLKEGSALADCMRPDRIIIGTRDDAAREQMSELYAPFCRNHEKLMFMDNRSAELTKYAANAMLATRISFMNELANLTELLGADIEAVRKGIGSDPRIGYHFIYPGCGFGGSCFPKDLRALLHTAEHNGMPLKLLRSVTDVNDSQRHILFSKLRAQFPQGLAGKSIAVWGLAFKPNTDDMREAPSRYLMDALWAEGASVQAYDPEAMSECRRIYGYRNDLHLCATRDDTLEDADALVICTEWKNFRVVDFELLAEKLRSKVIIDGRNLYNPEQVAAAGLHYSGIGLRHIAPEGLRP; encoded by the coding sequence ATGGACGTGAGCGTATTTGGCACTGGCTATGTCGGACTTATACAAGCCGCTGCACTTGCCGATGTCGGCCATCGGGTTTTATGCATTGACATTGATCCGAACAAAATCAAACAACTGCAACAAGCGGTACCGCCCATCAGTGAGCCAGGCCTGTCCGCAACACTTGAAGAAAACATCAAGGCCGGGCGCTTGTTGTTCAGCACCCAGGCCAGTGATGCAGTGACCCACGCCGAGCTGATCTTCATCGCCGTCGGCACCCCGGCGGACGAGGATGGCTCCGCCGACCTCAGCCATGTGCTCAACGTCGCCCGGCAGATTGCCGGACTGATGGAAGCCGATCGCACGCTGATCATCAAATCCACCGTGCCGGTCGGGACTGCCGATCAGGTTCTGGCAACGGCCACCAGCGAATTGCTGCAACGGGGCAAAGCCGGGCTGCAGGTGCGCGTGGTGTCGAACCCGGAATTCCTCAAGGAAGGCAGTGCCCTCGCCGATTGCATGCGTCCGGACCGGATCATCATCGGCACCCGCGACGACGCCGCCCGCGAGCAGATGAGCGAGCTGTACGCACCGTTCTGCCGCAACCACGAAAAACTGATGTTCATGGACAACCGCAGCGCCGAGCTGACCAAGTACGCGGCCAATGCGATGCTCGCCACCCGCATCAGTTTCATGAACGAACTGGCCAATCTCACCGAGCTGCTCGGCGCCGACATCGAAGCGGTGCGCAAAGGCATCGGCTCCGACCCGCGCATCGGCTACCACTTCATTTACCCGGGCTGCGGCTTCGGTGGCTCGTGCTTTCCCAAGGACCTGCGTGCCCTGCTGCATACCGCCGAACACAACGGCATGCCGCTGAAACTGCTGCGCAGCGTCACCGACGTCAACGACAGCCAGCGGCACATCCTCTTCAGCAAATTGCGCGCGCAGTTTCCGCAAGGCCTGGCTGGCAAATCCATTGCGGTCTGGGGCCTGGCATTCAAACCGAACACCGACGACATGCGCGAAGCCCCCAGCCGTTATCTGATGGACGCGTTGTGGGCCGAAGGCGCCAGCGTGCAGGCCTACGATCCGGAAGCCATGTCCGAATGCCGACGCATTTACGGCTATCGCAACGACCTGCATCTGTGCGCGACCCGCGACGACACCCTTGAAGACGCCGACGCGCTGGTGATCTGCACCGAGTGGAAAAACTTCCGCGTGGTCGATTTCGAGCTGCTCGCCGAGAAGCTACGGTCGAAGGTGATCATCGACGGCCGCAACCTCTACAACCCGGAACAAGTGGCGGCCGCCGGCCTGCACTACAGCGGCATCGGCCTGCGCCACATCGCCCCTGAAGGGCTGCGGCCATGA
- a CDS encoding sulfatase-like hydrolase/transferase translates to MFRYAKELLLVVFLLLYSDYYLERLNAIGWSFNALVFGAMFLALTLALYLTAYIRQALVRHAFALTLFAAAVFFDVYTRVTADYLRYSDFVSLVYSGGFIQEAAYQYRDAILRAVLSGLLLLFGIGLKPRHALVVPNRLRIAAPIVGVLMLSALLFLRAGEGARGLPIMYTPLAYLNLFAYEALHDTVGPREAVTLARAAPAVGHDIVLIIDESISGNYLDINAPFGVHSNLKQAPAGVDVFNFGYAASIANCSADTNVTLRYGGTRADYRRINSTQPSIWQYAKQAGLGTVYIDAQRTAGNLQNLMTAAEKNDIDSFVQFDQTSVRDRDMAAAAKLIELLNDDRAELIVINKVGAHFPVHDKYPDAFMAYRPTLPRGQFTEVADTGERAGFNGQPDDWVLYRNAYKNTLLWNVGEFFARVFAQANLHNALLIYTSDHGQDLHERGNPGLNTHCGGDPVEEEGLVPLVVIQGRGLQTPDWAANLPANKDRSSHYNIFPTLLQVMGYDLAGIEALYGKPLSVPTADEFTFNYRFNARLGAKPEWKHIDLGSIVTPERAPAIVASGQ, encoded by the coding sequence ATGTTCAGATATGCCAAAGAACTGCTTTTAGTTGTCTTTTTACTGTTGTATTCCGACTACTACCTGGAGCGGTTAAATGCTATCGGGTGGAGTTTCAATGCACTTGTTTTTGGCGCGATGTTTTTGGCGCTGACTTTAGCGTTATATCTGACTGCCTATATAAGGCAGGCTCTCGTTCGACATGCATTCGCATTAACGCTGTTTGCGGCGGCGGTGTTTTTCGATGTCTATACCCGGGTCACCGCGGATTACCTGAGGTACAGCGATTTCGTCTCGCTGGTATATTCCGGCGGCTTCATTCAGGAAGCCGCGTATCAGTACCGCGACGCAATTCTGCGCGCGGTGCTCAGCGGCTTGTTGCTGTTGTTCGGCATCGGGCTCAAGCCGCGTCATGCCCTGGTCGTACCGAACAGGTTGCGGATCGCGGCGCCCATCGTCGGTGTGTTGATGCTCAGCGCTTTGCTGTTTTTACGTGCGGGAGAGGGCGCCCGGGGCCTGCCGATCATGTACACGCCTTTGGCCTATTTGAATCTGTTTGCCTATGAAGCGCTGCACGACACTGTCGGCCCGCGTGAAGCGGTTACCCTCGCGCGCGCGGCGCCTGCCGTCGGGCACGACATCGTGCTGATTATCGATGAAAGCATTTCCGGCAACTACCTCGACATCAACGCGCCGTTCGGCGTGCACAGCAACCTCAAGCAGGCGCCGGCCGGGGTCGACGTCTTCAACTTTGGCTATGCCGCGTCCATTGCCAATTGCAGTGCGGACACCAACGTCACCTTGCGCTACGGCGGCACCCGCGCCGATTACCGGCGCATCAACAGCACGCAGCCGTCGATCTGGCAGTACGCCAAACAGGCCGGGCTCGGCACGGTGTACATCGACGCCCAGCGCACCGCCGGCAACCTGCAGAACCTGATGACCGCCGCCGAGAAAAACGACATCGACAGTTTCGTGCAATTCGACCAGACCAGCGTCCGTGATCGCGACATGGCGGCAGCGGCGAAGCTGATCGAATTGCTCAACGACGATCGCGCCGAGCTGATCGTGATCAACAAGGTCGGCGCGCATTTTCCGGTGCACGACAAATACCCGGACGCGTTCATGGCTTACCGGCCAACGCTGCCACGCGGGCAGTTCACCGAAGTCGCCGACACTGGCGAACGTGCCGGTTTCAACGGCCAGCCGGATGACTGGGTGCTGTATCGCAACGCCTACAAGAACACGCTGTTGTGGAATGTCGGCGAGTTCTTCGCGCGGGTCTTTGCCCAGGCCAATCTGCACAACGCGCTGCTGATCTACACCTCCGATCATGGCCAGGATCTGCATGAACGCGGCAACCCGGGCTTGAATACCCATTGCGGCGGCGACCCGGTGGAAGAGGAGGGGCTGGTGCCGTTGGTGGTGATTCAGGGCCGTGGATTGCAGACGCCAGACTGGGCAGCGAATCTGCCGGCCAACAAGGACCGCTCCAGCCACTACAACATTTTCCCGACGCTGCTGCAGGTGATGGGTTACGACCTGGCGGGGATTGAAGCGCTGTATGGCAAACCGCTGAGCGTTCCCACGGCGGATGAGTTCACTTTCAATTACCGCTTCAATGCGCGGTTGGGGGCCAAGCCTGAGTGGAAGCATATCGATCTGGGCAGCATCGTTACGCCTGAGCGGGCGCCGGCGATTGTGGCTTCGGGGCAGTGA
- a CDS encoding helix-turn-helix transcriptional regulator, whose translation MSKFAPLAANAFYAPTLLPAIEELLARGITQGAIEAQLRRSLSDLRTPFMRMPLLMSRRFWAFAVEQSADPSIGLAAGERFVSTATNGLTYLFDVAVSLQRACEFFAEYCAFFNGHLRMELMREHRGVTLRLLETGSLGAPAALTDYILVSLCSLMRRKLLASGLKADPVLGVALVSASREQHETAFRAPVSAEQSCAAIHLDPQLFVMPLTPGNPALETTLIDLLEQTRRHSEPTLLEQLSDYLIEDLATAHWQQFCATQHVLERTAARRLKALGWTFSELLDEYRHYRAEDLLRSGALELVEVADRLGYSDVQGFNRACLRWLGCAPGVYRARFNKG comes from the coding sequence ATGAGCAAATTCGCCCCGTTGGCCGCCAATGCCTTTTACGCGCCGACCCTGTTGCCGGCCATTGAAGAATTGCTCGCGCGCGGCATTACCCAAGGCGCAATCGAAGCCCAACTGCGCCGCAGCCTGTCTGATCTGCGCACGCCGTTCATGCGCATGCCGCTGCTGATGTCGCGGCGCTTCTGGGCGTTTGCCGTGGAGCAGAGCGCAGATCCGTCGATCGGTCTGGCGGCGGGTGAACGCTTCGTTTCGACCGCCACCAACGGTTTGACCTATCTGTTCGATGTCGCCGTGTCGCTGCAACGTGCCTGTGAGTTTTTCGCCGAGTACTGTGCGTTTTTCAACGGGCATTTGCGCATGGAGCTTATGCGTGAACACCGTGGGGTAACGCTGCGTCTGCTCGAGACGGGCAGTCTCGGTGCTCCGGCAGCGCTGACCGATTACATCCTTGTCAGCCTGTGCAGCCTGATGCGGCGCAAGTTGCTGGCCAGTGGTTTGAAGGCTGACCCGGTGCTGGGTGTAGCGCTGGTGTCGGCAAGCCGCGAACAACACGAAACGGCGTTCCGCGCCCCGGTGAGCGCAGAGCAATCGTGCGCGGCGATTCATCTGGATCCGCAGCTGTTCGTAATGCCGTTGACACCGGGCAATCCGGCGCTGGAAACAACCTTGATCGATTTGCTGGAGCAGACCCGCCGTCACAGTGAGCCGACCTTGCTGGAACAGCTCAGCGATTACCTGATCGAAGATCTGGCGACGGCGCACTGGCAGCAATTCTGCGCAACGCAGCATGTGCTCGAGCGCACGGCGGCACGGCGGCTGAAGGCGTTGGGCTGGACCTTCAGCGAACTGCTTGATGAGTATCGGCACTACCGGGCCGAGGACCTGTTGCGGTCCGGGGCGTTGGAGTTGGTCGAAGTGGCGGATCGGTTGGGTTACAGCGATGTGCAGGGATTCAACCGGGCGTGTCTGCGCTGGCTGGGGTGCGCGCCGGGGGTGTATCGGGCGCGGTTCAACAAGGGTTGA
- a CDS encoding LysR family transcriptional regulator, which translates to MDLRQLRHLVALADCRNFGRAAEAINLSQPAFSRSIQTLERDLDCALVERSSREFRLTGQGELVLQHARRLLAGSQALHNELTQYNGLTGGELQFGCGPYPAQVLVPEALADFIQAHPAIRTRFHQGDWQQLSLWLREQQIEFFVADARHFVSDPQYEVHQLRRRPGRFFCRAGHPLVAQADLRLRALLDYPIVGTRIPPMIRKVLADILGEPDFTPSVECAQFDAIQRVVLRSDAVGLATLEALREQLDEGLIELLDFVDVPHDEAALQLGYGIVSRAGYTLTPAARAMIEAILRVDQRLLAANR; encoded by the coding sequence ATGGATCTTCGCCAGCTTCGCCACCTGGTCGCCCTCGCTGACTGTCGCAATTTCGGTCGCGCCGCTGAGGCGATCAACTTGAGCCAACCGGCGTTCAGCCGCAGCATCCAGACGCTTGAGCGCGACCTCGATTGCGCGCTGGTCGAACGCAGCAGCCGTGAGTTTCGCCTGACCGGGCAAGGTGAACTGGTGCTGCAGCACGCGCGGCGCCTGCTCGCCGGCAGTCAGGCACTGCACAACGAATTGACGCAATACAACGGCCTCACCGGCGGCGAACTGCAATTCGGTTGCGGCCCGTATCCGGCGCAAGTGCTGGTGCCCGAAGCGCTGGCCGATTTCATTCAGGCGCATCCGGCGATTCGCACGCGCTTTCACCAAGGCGACTGGCAACAATTGTCGCTGTGGTTGCGTGAGCAGCAGATCGAGTTTTTCGTCGCGGACGCGCGGCACTTCGTCAGCGATCCGCAATATGAGGTGCACCAGTTGCGCAGACGGCCGGGACGGTTTTTCTGTCGCGCCGGGCATCCGCTTGTCGCGCAGGCAGACCTGCGTTTGCGCGCCCTGCTCGATTACCCGATCGTCGGCACGCGCATTCCACCGATGATCCGCAAGGTGCTCGCCGATATCCTCGGTGAGCCCGACTTCACGCCGAGCGTGGAGTGCGCGCAATTCGATGCCATCCAGCGTGTGGTCCTGCGCTCTGATGCCGTGGGTCTGGCGACGCTTGAGGCCTTGCGTGAACAGCTCGACGAGGGCCTGATCGAGTTGCTCGATTTTGTCGACGTGCCGCACGACGAGGCGGCGCTGCAATTGGGTTACGGCATCGTCAGCCGCGCCGGCTATACCCTGACGCCGGCAGCGCGGGCGATGATCGAGGCGATCCTTCGCGTCGATCAGCGTTTGCTGGCGGCCAATCGATGA
- a CDS encoding AraC family transcriptional regulator: MSQPVFVSSAFVRTILAHARQSGLCPQHLMARAGICPSVLAGQRQSIAARSVEQLWRECEWAGVAPTFGCELADGMATDCLQGLNILLDSAATLRASLKCFIDCLPRVINYVAVELVEAGDVAHLRLRSLLGPLHHFALDAAALTLVRNIARRSGIAPGDLFVNVSLGAAQMAGSWLCEVGVAVEQGEHLCLTLRRSSLDQALLGANPFLHLSVLRHWRAEASAPARQDNLTMARHWLTTGDQPIERIAERLGYRQPSNFIRAFRKQFGTTPKQFRLNAGQVC; the protein is encoded by the coding sequence ATGTCCCAGCCTGTGTTCGTTTCCAGCGCTTTCGTCCGCACGATTCTCGCTCATGCCCGGCAGTCCGGACTGTGCCCGCAACACTTGATGGCGCGCGCCGGGATTTGCCCGTCAGTGCTCGCCGGTCAGCGTCAATCGATCGCCGCACGATCGGTTGAACAGTTGTGGCGTGAGTGTGAGTGGGCGGGGGTGGCGCCGACGTTCGGCTGTGAACTGGCTGACGGGATGGCGACCGATTGCCTGCAGGGACTGAATATTCTCCTCGACTCGGCGGCGACCTTGCGCGCCAGTCTGAAGTGCTTCATCGACTGCTTGCCGCGGGTGATCAACTACGTCGCGGTGGAGTTGGTCGAGGCGGGCGACGTGGCTCATTTGCGCCTGCGTTCGCTGCTGGGGCCGCTCCATCATTTCGCTCTGGACGCGGCGGCGCTAACACTGGTGCGCAATATTGCCCGGCGGTCGGGCATTGCGCCGGGAGATTTGTTTGTGAATGTCAGCCTGGGCGCTGCGCAAATGGCCGGAAGCTGGCTGTGTGAAGTTGGCGTTGCGGTGGAGCAGGGCGAGCACCTGTGCCTGACATTGCGGCGATCGAGTCTCGACCAGGCCTTGCTTGGCGCCAATCCGTTTTTGCACCTAAGCGTGCTGCGCCACTGGCGCGCTGAAGCCAGCGCACCTGCACGCCAGGATAATCTGACAATGGCGAGGCACTGGCTGACGACGGGGGATCAGCCGATCGAGCGCATTGCCGAACGCCTGGGCTATCGGCAGCCGAGCAACTTTATCCGCGCGTTTCGCAAACAGTTCGGGACTACGCCGAAGCAGTTCCGGTTGAACGCTGGGCAGGTCTGTTGA
- a CDS encoding alkyl/aryl-sulfatase, with protein MPRFTLSPRGLLTCLITACLSQSLLAADGPVAPSAQTAASNAAVLNTLPFSDRTDFESVSKGLIAPFEGQIKDAAGKVIWNVNAYDFLAEDKAPESVNPSLWRLARLNAHAGLFEVSPKLYQVRGLDLANMTIIEGDEGLIIIDPLTMTETAKAALDLYYANRPRKPVVAVVYSHTHVDHFGGVRGVIDEADVKAGKVKVYAPVGFMEHVMSENVMAGNAMSRRAQYQFGSLLPRSEKGQVDAGLGKSAPSGGTVTLIAPTDLIAEPLETRTIAGLQVEFQLTPGTEAPAEMNLYLPQLKALCMAENATQMMHNILTPRGAQVRDAKAWSQYLDDSLARYGDKADVLYAQHNWPTWGGERIRTLLADQRDMYAFINDRTLHLLNQGLTPLEIAEAIKKLPGSLDQKWYTRGYYGSLSFNTRAMYQRYMGFYDGNPANLNPLPPVEAARRSVEAMGGATSVLEKMRSAMASADYRWAAQLGNQLLFADPDNADARKAQAETLEQLGYQSENATWRNMYLTGAMELRNGVPPQSANSVSVDMVRAMSPEMFFDYLAVRLDSDKAVANDLTLNWTFDDVQRDFTLTLRNGVLTHRAGLHPAADASVSLSRDTLEKISLKQLDFPTAMQKGLVKLQGNGQKFGLLMGSLDTFGPQFNIVTP; from the coding sequence ATGCCCCGTTTCACTTTGAGCCCGCGCGGCCTGTTGACCTGCCTGATCACCGCTTGCCTGAGTCAGTCGCTGCTCGCCGCTGACGGCCCGGTGGCGCCCAGCGCGCAAACCGCCGCGAGCAACGCTGCAGTCCTGAACACCCTGCCGTTCAGCGACCGCACCGATTTCGAATCGGTCAGCAAAGGCTTGATCGCCCCCTTCGAGGGTCAGATCAAGGACGCCGCTGGCAAAGTCATCTGGAACGTCAACGCCTATGACTTCCTCGCTGAGGACAAGGCGCCGGAATCGGTCAATCCGAGCCTGTGGCGCCTGGCCCGGCTCAATGCCCACGCCGGTCTGTTCGAAGTCAGCCCCAAGCTGTATCAAGTGCGCGGGCTCGACCTGGCCAACATGACCATCATCGAAGGTGACGAAGGGCTGATCATCATCGATCCGCTGACCATGACCGAAACCGCCAAGGCTGCGCTGGATCTGTACTACGCCAACCGTCCGCGCAAACCCGTCGTTGCGGTGGTCTACAGTCACACTCATGTCGATCACTTCGGCGGCGTGCGCGGGGTGATCGACGAGGCCGACGTCAAGGCCGGCAAGGTCAAGGTTTATGCGCCGGTCGGTTTCATGGAACACGTGATGAGCGAGAACGTCATGGCGGGCAATGCCATGAGCCGCCGCGCGCAGTACCAGTTCGGCAGTCTGTTGCCGCGCAGTGAAAAAGGTCAGGTCGACGCTGGCCTTGGCAAGAGTGCGCCCAGCGGCGGCACGGTCACGCTGATCGCGCCCACCGACCTGATCGCCGAGCCGCTGGAAACTCGCACCATCGCTGGCCTGCAAGTTGAATTCCAGCTGACCCCGGGCACCGAAGCGCCAGCGGAAATGAACCTTTATCTACCGCAGCTGAAAGCCTTGTGCATGGCCGAAAACGCCACGCAGATGATGCACAACATCCTCACCCCGCGCGGCGCGCAAGTACGCGATGCCAAGGCTTGGTCGCAATACCTCGATGACAGCCTGGCGCGCTACGGTGACAAAGCCGACGTGCTGTACGCTCAGCACAACTGGCCGACCTGGGGCGGCGAGCGAATTCGAACTCTGCTCGCCGATCAGCGTGACATGTACGCCTTCATCAACGACCGCACCCTGCACTTGCTCAACCAGGGCCTGACGCCGCTGGAAATCGCCGAGGCGATCAAGAAACTGCCCGGCTCGCTCGACCAGAAGTGGTACACCCGCGGCTATTACGGTTCGCTGAGTTTCAACACCCGCGCGATGTATCAGCGCTACATGGGTTTCTACGACGGCAACCCGGCCAACCTCAATCCGCTGCCGCCGGTGGAGGCAGCCAGACGTTCGGTCGAGGCCATGGGCGGTGCCACGTCGGTGCTGGAGAAAATGCGCAGCGCGATGGCCAGCGCGGATTACCGCTGGGCCGCGCAGTTGGGCAACCAGTTGCTGTTCGCCGATCCGGACAACGCCGACGCGCGCAAGGCTCAGGCAGAGACGCTGGAGCAGCTGGGTTATCAAAGCGAGAACGCCACCTGGCGCAATATGTACCTGACCGGGGCGATGGAACTGCGCAACGGCGTGCCGCCGCAATCAGCCAATTCCGTGTCGGTGGACATGGTCCGGGCGATGAGTCCGGAAATGTTCTTCGACTACCTCGCGGTACGCCTGGACAGCGACAAAGCCGTGGCCAATGACCTGACGCTGAACTGGACGTTCGACGATGTGCAAAGGGATTTCACCCTGACCTTGCGCAATGGCGTACTGACTCACCGCGCCGGCCTGCATCCGGCGGCGGATGCCAGTGTCAGCCTCAGCCGCGATACGCTGGAGAAGATCAGTCTCAAGCAACTGGACTTCCCGACGGCGATGCAGAAGGGACTGGTGAAGTTGCAGGGCAATGGGCAGAAATTCGGATTGCTGATGGGCAGCCTGGATACGTTCGGGCCGCAATTCAATATCGTCACGCCGTAA
- a CDS encoding ABC transporter ATP-binding protein yields MLEVRDVFKSYATPQGVLPVLQGVDLTLEAGGSLALMGESGSGKSTLLHLVAGLDKVDSGSIRSGEHRLEAMSEAQLANWRRTEIGLVFQQFNLIGSLRVEDNLAFQARLAGRHEPRWQAHLVQRLGLGDLLSRYPEQLSGGQQQRVALGRALASQPKLLLADEPTGSLDEATSDEVLRLLLELLDDTPTTLLMVTHSQRVAARLAQRVVLSNGRVA; encoded by the coding sequence ATGCTTGAGGTTCGCGACGTTTTCAAAAGCTATGCCACGCCACAGGGAGTGTTGCCGGTGCTGCAAGGCGTCGACCTGACGCTGGAGGCCGGTGGCAGTCTGGCGCTGATGGGCGAATCGGGCAGTGGCAAAAGCACGCTGCTGCATCTGGTGGCCGGGCTGGACAAGGTCGACAGCGGCAGCATCCGCAGCGGCGAACATCGCCTGGAAGCCATGAGCGAAGCGCAACTGGCGAACTGGCGACGCACGGAAATCGGTCTGGTGTTTCAGCAGTTCAACCTGATCGGCAGCCTGCGCGTGGAAGACAATCTGGCCTTTCAGGCGCGCCTGGCCGGGCGCCATGAGCCGCGCTGGCAGGCGCATCTGGTGCAGCGTCTGGGGCTGGGCGATCTGCTCTCGCGGTATCCCGAGCAACTCTCCGGCGGCCAGCAGCAACGGGTGGCGCTCGGCCGAGCATTGGCTTCACAGCCGAAATTGCTCTTGGCCGATGAACCTACCGGCAGCCTCGATGAAGCGACAAGTGATGAAGTGCTGCGGCTTTTGCTCGAACTGCTCGATGACACACCGACGACGCTGCTGATGGTCACCCACAGTCAGCGCGTTGCGGCGCGATTGGCCCAGCGCGTGGTGTTGTCGAACGGGCGGGTTGCCTGA